GCGTTTCGCATCAGGGGCAGAAATCCCTGGGGAAAAGCGCTATATATAGACAAAAGGGATCGGACCAATGCGCATCGAGCGTCGTTTCACCAAGCCAGGGCAAGCGGGTCAAGAAGGGGCCGCCTATGCGGAGATCGAATTCCGCAAGGCGCTTTCCGAGATCAAGAATCCGGATGGCTCGGTGGTGTTCCGTCTCGACAACATCGATGTGCCTGTGCAGTTCTCCCAGGTTGCCGCCGACATCCTGGCGCAGAAGTATTTCCGCAAGGCCGGTGTCCCCGCACGGCTGAAGAAGGTCGAGGAGAACGATGTTCCCTCGTTCCTGTGGCGCTCCGTCGCCGACGATGCCGAGCTCGCCAAGTTGCCGGAAGCGGAGCGCTATGGTTCCGAGATCGACGCCCGCCAGGTTTTCGACCGGCTCTCCGGCACATGGACCTATTGGGGCTGGAAGGGCGGCTACTTCAAGTCGGAGGACGACGCGCGCGCCTTCCGCGACGAGCTTGCCTATATGCTGGCCACGCAGCGCGTCGCGCCGAATTCGCCGCAGTGGTTCAACACCGGCCTGCACTGGGCCTATGGCATCGATGGCCCGAGCCAGGGCCACTATTATGTCGACCCGTTCACTGGCAAGCTGACCAAGTCGAAGTCCTCCTACGAGCATCCACAGCCGCATGCCTGCTTCATCCAGGGCGTGCAGGACGACCTCGTCAACGAAGGCGGCATCATGGACCTTTGGGTGCGTGAAGCGCGCCTGTTCAAATACGGCTCTGGCACCGGCTCGAACTTCTCCATGCTGCGCGGCGAAGGCGAAAAGCTGTCCGGCGGCGGCCGTTCGTCCGGGCTGATGAGCTTCCTCAAGATCGGCGACCGCGCGGCGGGCGCCATCAAGTCGGGCGGCACGACGCGCCGCGCCGCGAAAATGGTCATCGTCGACGCCGATCATCCCGATATCGAGGAATTCATCGACTGGAAGGTCAATGAAGAGCAGAAGGTCGCCTCGCTGGTCACCGGCTCCAAGATCGTCAAGAAGCATCTCGAAGCGATCATGAAGGCCTGCGTCAACTGCGAAGGCCAGGACGACGACTGCTTCGACCCGTCGATCAACACCGCGCTGAAGCGCGAGATCAAGGCGGCCAAGAAGGACGCGGTGCCGGAGAACTACATCTACCGCGTCATCCAGTTCGCCAAGCAGGGCTACACCTCGATGTCGTTCAAGACCTACGACACCGACTGGGATTCCGATGCCTACCTGACGGTTTCCGGCCAGAACTCCAACAATTCGGTGTCGCTGAAGGACAATTTCCTGCGCGCTGTCGAGGATGACGCCGACTGGCACCTCACCGCCCGCAAGGACGGCAAGGTCTTGAAGACGCTGAAGGCGCGCGACCTCTGGGAAAAGATCGGCTACGCCGCCTGGGCGTCGGCTGACCCCGGCCTGCATTTCAACACGACGATGAACGACTGGCACACCTGCGCTTCGGCCGGTGCGATCCGGGCGTCCAACCCGTGCTCGGAATACATGTTCCTCGACGACACGGCCTGTAACCTGGCCTCGATCAACCTCCTGCCCTACCGCAACGCGGACAGCACCATCGATATCGCCGCCTATGAGCACACCGTGCGGCTGTGGACCATCGTTCTCGAAATCTCGGTGATGATGGCGCAGTTCCCGTCGAAGGAGATCGCCAAGCAGTCCTACGAATACCGCACGCTCGGCCTCGGCTATGCCAACATCGGCGGCCTGCTGATGACCTCGGGCATTCCCTACGATTCCGACGAGGGCCGCGCCATCTGCGCGGCACTCACCGCCATCATGACCGGTGTAGCTTATGCCACTTCGGCCGAGATGGCCGCCGAACTCGGCGCCTTCGCCGACTACGACCGCAACGCGCAGAACATGCTGCGCGTCATGCGCAACCATCGCCGCGCCGCCTATGGCGAGAAGCAGGGTTATGAGAAGCTCGCGGTCAATCCGGTGCCGCTGGTTGCCTCCGACCTGAAGCAGCCTGAGCTCGCGGCTCATGCCAAGGCCGCCTGGGACCGCGCCATCGAGCTCGGCGAAGAACATGGCTACCGCAATGCGCAGGCAACCGTCATCGCGCCGACCGGCACGATCGGTCTCGTCATGGATTGCGACACCACCGGCATCGAGCCCGATTTCGCGCTGGTGAAGTTCAAGAAGCTGGCCGGCGGCGGTTACTTCAAGATCATCAACCGCGCCGTGCCGGAGGCGCTGCGCTCGCTCGGCTATTCGGAAGCACAGCTCGCCGAGATCGAGGCCTATGCGGTCGGCCACGGCAATCTCAACCAGGCGCCCGGCATCAATCCCGGCTCGCTCAAGGCCAAGGGCTTCACCGACGACAAGATCGCAGCGCTCAATGCGGCATTGAAGTCGGCCTTCGACATCAAGTTCGTCTTCAACCAGTGGACGCTCGGCGCCGACTGGGTGAAGGAAAACTTTGGCTTCACCGACGAGCAGCTCAACGACTTCTCGTTCGAGATCCTGCCGGCGCTCGGCTTCTCCAGGAAGGACATCGAGGCCGCCAACATCCATGTCTGCGGTGCGATGACGCTGGAGGGCGCGCCGTTCCTCAAGGCCGAGCATCTCGCGGTGTTCGACTGCGCCAGCCCGTGCGGCAAGATCGGCAAGCGTTCGCTTTCGATCAACAGCCACATCATGATGATGGCGGCGGCGCAGCCCTTCATCTCCGGCGCCATCTCCAAGACCATCAACATGCCCAACGATGCGACGGTGGAAGACGCCAAGGGCGCCTACATGCTGTCGTGGAAGCTGGCGCTGAAGGCCAACGCGCTCTACCGCGACGGCTCGAAGCTGTCGCAGCCGCTGAATTCCTCGCTGCTCGCCGATGGCGAGGAGGACGAGGACGACGTGGTCGAGCAGCTGATCGCGGCACCGGCGGCAGCACGCGCGGCGCAGATCACCGAGCGGATCGTCGAGCGCATCATCGAACGCGTGTCGCGCGAGCAGGAAAAGCTGCCCGGCCGCCGCAAGGGCTACACGCAGAAGGCCAAGATCGGTGGCAACACCATTTTCCTGCGCACCGGCGAATATGATGACGGCCGCCTCGGCGAGATCTTCATCGACATGAACAAGGAAGGTGCCACGCTGCGTGGGCTTCTCAACAACTTCGCCATCGCCATTTCGCTTGGCCTGCAATACGGCGTGCCGCTCGACGAATATGTGCACGCCTTCACCTTCACCAAGTTCGAGCCGGCCGGCATGGTGCAGGGCAACGACGCCATCAAGAGCGCGACGTCGATCCTCGACTACGTGTTCCGTGAGCTGGCCATCTCCTATCTCGGCCGCAACGACCTCGCCCATGTCGACCAGTCGGACTTCTCCAACACGGCACTTGGCCGTGGCATCAGCGAAGGCAAGACGGACGCAGTCTCCAAGGGCCTGACCCGTGGCGCCTCGCCGGTAAAACTGGTGTCGCGTGTGAGCGGCAATGATCCGAAGGGCTTTGCTGGAGCCGGCGCCCCTGCCCGCTCGGCTCCGACCGCCTTTTCAGGTTCCAACGTGCTGGCGCTGAAACCGGCCAGCGACGAGGCGGTCGCCTACAAGCGTGACTATGAGGAGCGGGCAAAGGAGCTGGCCGAGGATATCGCCTTCGAGGAAGCGGCGGGTGCTGCTTCCGTGGCTTCGGACGCCACGGCGGCGCTATTCACCGACGCGGCCGCCAACGAAGCCGCCGAGGCCAAGAAACTCGCCAACGACCGCCGCGCCAAGTCCCTGCTCCAGGGCTACACCGGCAATTCCTGCTCCGAATGCCAGAATTTCACCATGGTGCGCAACGGGACTTGCGAGAAGTGCGACACGTGTGGCGCGACGAGCGGCTGCAGCTGAAAACGGATGCCGCCTCGGCTTACGGTTCGCGAGGTCATTCGCCTGTTGGAAGCCAATGGCTGGTATCTGGTTGCAACCAAGGGCAGTCATCGCCAATATAAACACAAAGTCAAAGCCGGCCGCGTCACAGTGGCCGGCAAGCCGTCTGAAGAGGTTGCGCCGGGGACACTGAACAGCATCCTCAAGCAGGCTGGTTTGAAGGAGTGATGGCATGCGTTACGCGGTAGTGATTGAAAAAGCAGGAGATAATTTCTCGGCTTATGTGCCGGACCTACCCGGCTGCATCGCAACCGGTGCGACTGTCCCCGAGGTCGAAACCGAGATTCGTGACGCCATACGCTTTCACATCGAAGGTTTACTGGCCGATGGGCTAGATGTGCCCAAAGGTGTCAGCCTCGCGGAATATGTGGAAGCATAAACCGCAGCATTAGACCGCTACTCCGGGTAAAAACGTCACCCTTTGCGATGCCATTTGCTTGGCATGTCCGACAATTCAAAGCTTGTGATCTCGCTCCTAGCGGCGTCTGCTCGCATGACGCCCGGCGCCTTCCATCATCTTCACTCATCGATCGCCATGACCCGGACATAGCCTTCCAACTGAAGCGCCCGATCCCGATTGGCGTTGGTCGCGTCAGAAGCTTGCATGGGCACGAACATCGTGCCTTGCCGGGTTTCATACAGCGCGTCTCGTGCCTTCGCCTCACTGTCGCGGAAGGCCAGCCATGCGCGCTGTGACAGGCGGAGCTGTTGCGCTGCCTTCTCGGGCAATTTGTGCATGAGCGTCGCATAGGCAGCGTTCATGCGGCGATCGTAGTCGCTCGATGCCGCCGCTTCGCATTCGGTTTGACCGGCTGTGGAGGCATTTGCTGCGTCGTTCAGGCAGCGGTCGAGTGTAGTAGCGGTCGGATCATCCAGTGATGCGGCCATCAGGCTGGCCGGCGATGCCAGCACCAACAGACAGGCCAGCGCTGCTTTCGTGGCAAGAAGCGTCCGGCCGAAGCGCTCAATCTGCATTTCGCCTCCGAAGTATGATCCCATCAGCGACCCTCAGGGTCGCGGTAGGAAGGTTCTTGTCTCTCACTTTATACGCAGTATTTAGCCGGCGTATTAAACGCATCGTGCGCTGACCAGCGTACCAGCCAACAGGGCAACGGCAAGCTCCCGACCGGCTATATGATAACGTAGACGAGCCCCTCTTCCTTGACGGTTTCAAACGTTGTCGCCGCCAGTTTTTCTTCCGCCACGCAAGATGGTGCATCGCCTACGGCGGTCTCATACCTGCGCACCTTGATGCGGGCCGGGTCGATTTGCGATTGGCCCGTCGCGATATCGAACTCCCAATGATGCCACGGGCAACGGATGATCATGTTGCGCCGGCAATACTGATGCTGACCGGGAACCGTGGCTCGAAGTTCTCCGATCTGGTCGCCCTGTGAAAGCGGTCCGCCCTGGTGCGGGCATCTGTCAGCCAGGGCGTAAAAAGCGCCGTCGACATGGAAAACGACGATGGAGCGGCCCGCCACGTCGACTTTCAGCCGGCCACCATCCGGAATGTCGCTGACGGCAGCGACCGGATGGCGTGTCATCGCGCCGCCCCATAAAGGGCCGCGGCATTGTCATAGAGAATGGCGCGCTTGAGTTTCGCACCGATATGCGGCGGCAGCGAATGGCGGGGATCATCGAAATCCCAGTGCGGATAGTCCGACGAAAACACAACGCGGTCATGACCGATCCAGTCGATGATGTCGACGAGATGCCGCTTGTTCTCAGGTTCCTCCATGGGTTGGGTCGCGACCCAGAGATGCTGCTTCAGATATTCGGACGGCGGACGCGTAACATGCGGAACTTCGTCGCGCATGCGGGCCCAAAGCCGGTCCAACCGCCAGCCAAGCGCGGGTATCCAGGCAAGACCGGCCTCCAGCAGAACGATGCGGGTGCCGGGAAAGCGCTCGAACAGGCCCTCGAAGATCATGCTTGTCAGCATCGCCTGGGCCGAGGGAGCATGCTCGGTCATTTCCTCCATATAGTAGGAAGGCCAACCCGCCGGCGTGATCGCCTGGCCCGAATATCCGAAGACATGAATGCCAACCGGAAGGTTTGCCGCTTCCGCCGCCTCGAAGATCGGCCAGTATCGGCGCTGTCCCAGCAGTTCGGCCGTGCGGCTGAGCAGGAGCACCTGGGCAAAGCGGCCATCGCCTGCGAAATGTTCGATCTCGGCGCGCGCCAGCGCTCCGTTCTCGTAGGGAACGCAGATCGAGCATTTGAGCCTTGGCTCCGGCTCGTTGTAGAGATCGAGCTGCCATTGATTGCTGGCACGGCATAGTGCTGCGGAATAATCGTCTCCGAGCACACCCTGGCCTGTTGGCCAAAGCGGATTCATGATCCCGAATTCCATGTTGTAGAGGTCGAGAAGCTGGTCGCGCAGCATGCCGACATCGGATCCCGGCAGCCCCCCATTCGCAGGCCAGGTATCACGCCGCGAGGAAGCCGGCGCCGCCTTGGGATAGGGATTCCCGTCCTGATAGCCCATCCGGTAGCGTAGCCCGTAGGTAGCGAGATGCGCCTGCCAACGCTGGCTGAGGAAGGGCTTGAGATCGTCCACGGAGGTGAGTTTTGGATGCACGTCGCAATCGATAATGGTCTGCACGACAGACGTGCTCGAAGGCGCGGCCGGATGAATGGTCATGCGTGCAGCTCCTTGAGACGGGGATAAGTCGCAACCGGATTTTCCACCGCGATCTTATGGACAAGCGTCGCATCAAATCCGGCGGGCAGGACAGCATCGCCGTCGAACTGCCAGTGCGGATAGTCTGACGAGAACAGCAGCATTTCGTCGGAGCCAATGTGATCGATCAGCCGGGATACGATATCCGGATTGTCCGGAATGTCGAAAGGTTGCGTCGTCAACCGCACGTGATCGCGTATGATTTCCGCGGGCAGCCGGTCGACCCAAGGCGTCTCGAACCGCAGTCCCCTCCAGAATTTGCCGAAACGCCAGAGGAAAGCCGGAAGCCAACTGACGCCGGATTCCAGAAGGACGACCTTGAGGGAAGGAAACTCCGTGAACACGCCTTCCGAAACCAGGCTGGCCAGCTGTCCCTGCATGATCTGCGACTGGGCGGCATAGTCCTCGGCAACTGTATTCGGCCAGCCGACAGACGTAACGGGATGGTGGTATGCGCTGCCGGCATGGATGCCAATCGGCAAACCATGCTTGACCGCGACCTTGTACAGCGGCCAGTAGTTGCGATGCCCATAGGGCATATGGGCCGAGGACGGAAACAGCACCTGCACGAACCGGCGGTCCTCGGCGCAACGTTCGATCTCGGCCACGGCCGCCTCGATATCCTGCAGCGGCGGCACGATCGAAGCGCGCAGGCCAGAATGCTTGTCGAGCCATTCCGAGCGCGTCCAGTCATTCAGCGCCCTGGTCACCGCGACGGCCATGTAGGCGTCGTAAAGCATGTGAACGCCGGAGAGATTGTTGAGGATTCCCGCCCGCGCGCCAAAATGATCCAGAGCCTCCCTGGCCAACCGTTCCGGTGTGTTGGTCAGGCCACCCGCCGGGTCGCGCCAATCCGGGCGGCAGGTCAGCGGCGCGTTGTTGGGATAGGCGATGCTGTCGAATTGTCCGATCCCGCGAGACGCAATCAGGTCCTGCCAGACATCCGGCAGGAGCGGCATGAGTTGGCTCACGGTTGGGTTGGGGTGGTGAATGTCGCAATTCACGCTGCCTTCCGGCAGCAGTGCATTGGCCCGGTGCGTCAGCAATGTCATGATCCCTGGACTTTCCGTAGAGGCAAAAGTCGTGGTTCACTCGACGTATGCCCGGCCGTTCCCGTCGGCCTTGCACGGCAGGTACGGAGTATGTTCCCGCACCAAGAGCAGTGCAATCGCGCGACTTCATGGACCAAAAATGATGGATCGCGGCCCTGTCCGGCATCATTTTCTCGTCAACATTCGCGAGTTTTTCGCCTGGTTCACTGCCTCCAAGGCAGTGAACCATCGGCGGCAATGATCCGCCACGGACACAGGCGAGACCCGCCGTGGCCCGTCATGGCGGACCAGCAATGTCCAGGGAAGACGCGCAATTCCGCTATTGTTCGGGCCGACGTTCGCTCGACGGCAGGCATCCGAATTGCAGCCGGTAGCTCTGTGCGAAATAGGACTGCGATGCAAAGCCGGTCGCCAACGCGACGCTGAAGATCGACAGAGGCGTTTGCCGCAAGAGCGCGCGAGCCCGTTCCAGCCGCAGCGTGATGTAGTAGCGGCCAGGCGTCATACTCACCTGCGATGAGAACAGGCGCTCCAGCTGGCGCACGGACAAGCCGCCCTCCTTCGCAAGCTGCACCACCGAAAGCGGCTTTTCCAGATTGTCCGCCATGAGTTCGATGACCCTGCGCAGCGCCACGGATTTGCTGGCCAGGTCGCGACCCGGACCAACGCGTTGCCGATCGCTGGGGGAGCGGACACGCTCGTGCTGAAACTGCCCGGCGACCTCGTTGGCGATCACAGTGCCCAGGTCTCGGCGAATGATTTCCAGGAACAGATCCATCGAC
The nucleotide sequence above comes from Mesorhizobium shangrilense. Encoded proteins:
- a CDS encoding vitamin B12-dependent ribonucleotide reductase, with product MRIERRFTKPGQAGQEGAAYAEIEFRKALSEIKNPDGSVVFRLDNIDVPVQFSQVAADILAQKYFRKAGVPARLKKVEENDVPSFLWRSVADDAELAKLPEAERYGSEIDARQVFDRLSGTWTYWGWKGGYFKSEDDARAFRDELAYMLATQRVAPNSPQWFNTGLHWAYGIDGPSQGHYYVDPFTGKLTKSKSSYEHPQPHACFIQGVQDDLVNEGGIMDLWVREARLFKYGSGTGSNFSMLRGEGEKLSGGGRSSGLMSFLKIGDRAAGAIKSGGTTRRAAKMVIVDADHPDIEEFIDWKVNEEQKVASLVTGSKIVKKHLEAIMKACVNCEGQDDDCFDPSINTALKREIKAAKKDAVPENYIYRVIQFAKQGYTSMSFKTYDTDWDSDAYLTVSGQNSNNSVSLKDNFLRAVEDDADWHLTARKDGKVLKTLKARDLWEKIGYAAWASADPGLHFNTTMNDWHTCASAGAIRASNPCSEYMFLDDTACNLASINLLPYRNADSTIDIAAYEHTVRLWTIVLEISVMMAQFPSKEIAKQSYEYRTLGLGYANIGGLLMTSGIPYDSDEGRAICAALTAIMTGVAYATSAEMAAELGAFADYDRNAQNMLRVMRNHRRAAYGEKQGYEKLAVNPVPLVASDLKQPELAAHAKAAWDRAIELGEEHGYRNAQATVIAPTGTIGLVMDCDTTGIEPDFALVKFKKLAGGGYFKIINRAVPEALRSLGYSEAQLAEIEAYAVGHGNLNQAPGINPGSLKAKGFTDDKIAALNAALKSAFDIKFVFNQWTLGADWVKENFGFTDEQLNDFSFEILPALGFSRKDIEAANIHVCGAMTLEGAPFLKAEHLAVFDCASPCGKIGKRSLSINSHIMMMAAAQPFISGAISKTINMPNDATVEDAKGAYMLSWKLALKANALYRDGSKLSQPLNSSLLADGEEDEDDVVEQLIAAPAAARAAQITERIVERIIERVSREQEKLPGRRKGYTQKAKIGGNTIFLRTGEYDDGRLGEIFIDMNKEGATLRGLLNNFAIAISLGLQYGVPLDEYVHAFTFTKFEPAGMVQGNDAIKSATSILDYVFRELAISYLGRNDLAHVDQSDFSNTALGRGISEGKTDAVSKGLTRGASPVKLVSRVSGNDPKGFAGAGAPARSAPTAFSGSNVLALKPASDEAVAYKRDYEERAKELAEDIAFEEAAGAASVASDATAALFTDAAANEAAEAKKLANDRRAKSLLQGYTGNSCSECQNFTMVRNGTCEKCDTCGATSGCS
- a CDS encoding type II toxin-antitoxin system HicA family toxin, producing MPPRLTVREVIRLLEANGWYLVATKGSHRQYKHKVKAGRVTVAGKPSEEVAPGTLNSILKQAGLKE
- a CDS encoding type II toxin-antitoxin system HicB family antitoxin; the protein is MRYAVVIEKAGDNFSAYVPDLPGCIATGATVPEVETEIRDAIRFHIEGLLADGLDVPKGVSLAEYVEA
- a CDS encoding lysozyme inhibitor LprI family protein, whose protein sequence is MQIERFGRTLLATKAALACLLVLASPASLMAASLDDPTATTLDRCLNDAANASTAGQTECEAAASSDYDRRMNAAYATLMHKLPEKAAQQLRLSQRAWLAFRDSEAKARDALYETRQGTMFVPMQASDATNANRDRALQLEGYVRVMAIDE
- a CDS encoding Rieske (2Fe-2S) protein, which produces MTRHPVAAVSDIPDGGRLKVDVAGRSIVVFHVDGAFYALADRCPHQGGPLSQGDQIGELRATVPGQHQYCRRNMIIRCPWHHWEFDIATGQSQIDPARIKVRRYETAVGDAPSCVAEEKLAATTFETVKEEGLVYVII
- a CDS encoding amidohydrolase family protein, which produces MTIHPAAPSSTSVVQTIIDCDVHPKLTSVDDLKPFLSQRWQAHLATYGLRYRMGYQDGNPYPKAAPASSRRDTWPANGGLPGSDVGMLRDQLLDLYNMEFGIMNPLWPTGQGVLGDDYSAALCRASNQWQLDLYNEPEPRLKCSICVPYENGALARAEIEHFAGDGRFAQVLLLSRTAELLGQRRYWPIFEAAEAANLPVGIHVFGYSGQAITPAGWPSYYMEEMTEHAPSAQAMLTSMIFEGLFERFPGTRIVLLEAGLAWIPALGWRLDRLWARMRDEVPHVTRPPSEYLKQHLWVATQPMEEPENKRHLVDIIDWIGHDRVVFSSDYPHWDFDDPRHSLPPHIGAKLKRAILYDNAAALYGAAR
- a CDS encoding amidohydrolase family protein; protein product: MTLLTHRANALLPEGSVNCDIHHPNPTVSQLMPLLPDVWQDLIASRGIGQFDSIAYPNNAPLTCRPDWRDPAGGLTNTPERLAREALDHFGARAGILNNLSGVHMLYDAYMAVAVTRALNDWTRSEWLDKHSGLRASIVPPLQDIEAAVAEIERCAEDRRFVQVLFPSSAHMPYGHRNYWPLYKVAVKHGLPIGIHAGSAYHHPVTSVGWPNTVAEDYAAQSQIMQGQLASLVSEGVFTEFPSLKVVLLESGVSWLPAFLWRFGKFWRGLRFETPWVDRLPAEIIRDHVRLTTQPFDIPDNPDIVSRLIDHIGSDEMLLFSSDYPHWQFDGDAVLPAGFDATLVHKIAVENPVATYPRLKELHA